Proteins encoded together in one Catalinimonas alkaloidigena window:
- a CDS encoding DNA/RNA non-specific endonuclease translates to MASQNKRNGFGTWLVVFLIVLVVVLGLWYWYRHTRDVRRHERQERARAEQPQPATAPEVPSVDTSAFGQVQERMRDPASTTSPNPEITVNPTGGPIRYTGYDFTKAPGFEYPRPVPGQQIVRYTGYTLSYSEADEQAAWVAYQLTKSEVRGKVERTDNFREDDQIKTGSAAASDYRNSGYDRGHMAPAGDMKWSKKAMSETFYYSNMSPQAPAFNRGIWNELEQKVRNWAEKEGDLYIVTGPVLEPGLKKIGTNGVSVPRFYYKVVLDARGPELKAIAFLLPNRGSQKELSSFVVSIDSVEQRTGLDFFPQLPDDLEVALESSTSLQGWF, encoded by the coding sequence ATGGCTTCACAAAATAAGCGTAATGGCTTTGGCACCTGGCTGGTTGTGTTTCTCATCGTGCTGGTGGTGGTGCTTGGGCTCTGGTACTGGTACCGCCACACGCGGGACGTGCGTCGTCACGAACGGCAGGAACGGGCCCGTGCGGAACAACCACAACCCGCAACCGCTCCCGAAGTGCCCTCGGTCGATACGTCTGCCTTCGGACAGGTGCAGGAGCGCATGCGCGATCCGGCTTCTACCACTTCGCCCAACCCCGAAATTACCGTTAATCCCACCGGAGGCCCCATCCGTTATACGGGCTACGATTTCACCAAAGCGCCGGGATTCGAGTACCCTCGTCCGGTGCCCGGGCAGCAGATTGTGCGCTATACCGGCTATACGCTGAGCTACAGTGAAGCCGACGAACAGGCCGCCTGGGTGGCTTATCAACTGACCAAAAGTGAAGTGCGCGGAAAGGTAGAACGCACCGACAATTTCCGGGAAGACGACCAAATCAAAACGGGCTCTGCTGCAGCATCCGATTACCGCAATTCGGGCTATGACCGGGGACACATGGCGCCCGCCGGAGATATGAAATGGTCGAAGAAAGCGATGTCCGAAACGTTCTATTACTCCAACATGAGCCCGCAGGCCCCTGCCTTCAACCGCGGCATTTGGAACGAACTGGAACAGAAGGTCCGCAACTGGGCCGAGAAAGAGGGCGATCTGTACATCGTAACCGGACCGGTGCTGGAGCCAGGACTCAAAAAAATAGGCACAAACGGTGTGTCTGTGCCTCGTTTCTATTACAAAGTGGTTTTGGATGCGCGCGGTCCCGAGCTAAAAGCCATCGCTTTTTTGCTGCCGAACCGGGGTTCTCAGAAAGAACTTTCTTCGTTTGTCGTGTCGATCGATTCTGTAGAACAACGCACCGGACTCGACTTTTTTCCACAACTGCCGGATGACCTAGAGGTCGCCCTCGAAAGCTCGACCAGCCTACAAGGCTGGTTTTAA
- a CDS encoding YihY/virulence factor BrkB family protein, protein MKLHIKNFKLSHLWSLLKETYKEWNDDEPFRQSAVVAYYAIFSLPALMIIIVKLAGYFYGEEAVQGKISGQISQAIGPQAAEGVQDMIANSATEGSTTIAIIIGVATLLFGATGVFYQLQQTLNYIWEVRIDPKSGIKKLVVDRATSLGLIIAIGFLLLISLVLTSALSAFSDWIEQYVPDFLMAVFFVAEFALSFGVVTLLFAIIFKVLPDVEIEWRTVWVGALMTAFLFVVGKFALGIYFGKADPASAYGAAGSVILILLWVSYSCLILFFGAEFTQVYARRYGHRITPSSHAIPMPDFYASRQDRRTNNAAQRSAPQNRQQERPEKTNGTAASSPQPVVTGQAPSSGVPLHKNPHSRLS, encoded by the coding sequence ATGAAACTACACATAAAAAACTTCAAACTCTCGCACTTGTGGAGCTTGTTGAAGGAGACGTACAAGGAGTGGAACGATGACGAACCCTTCCGCCAGAGCGCAGTAGTAGCCTACTACGCCATTTTTTCACTTCCCGCGCTGATGATCATCATCGTTAAACTTGCGGGTTACTTTTATGGAGAAGAAGCAGTACAAGGCAAAATCTCCGGACAGATCAGCCAGGCCATTGGGCCGCAGGCAGCAGAAGGCGTGCAAGACATGATCGCCAACTCAGCGACCGAAGGCAGCACGACCATTGCCATCATCATCGGGGTAGCAACGTTGTTGTTTGGTGCAACAGGGGTCTTTTACCAATTGCAACAGACACTCAACTACATCTGGGAGGTACGGATCGATCCGAAATCGGGCATCAAAAAACTGGTTGTGGACCGCGCTACGTCGTTAGGGCTGATCATCGCCATCGGTTTTCTACTGCTGATCTCGCTCGTGCTTACCTCTGCCCTTTCGGCTTTCAGCGACTGGATCGAACAATATGTGCCTGACTTCCTGATGGCCGTGTTCTTTGTCGCTGAGTTTGCCCTTTCGTTCGGGGTGGTGACGTTGCTGTTTGCTATTATCTTCAAAGTGCTACCCGACGTCGAAATCGAATGGCGTACGGTGTGGGTGGGCGCGCTGATGACCGCGTTTTTGTTCGTGGTCGGCAAATTCGCGCTGGGCATCTACTTCGGGAAAGCTGACCCCGCCTCGGCCTACGGCGCGGCAGGCTCGGTCATTCTGATTTTACTGTGGGTTTCGTATTCGTGCCTGATCTTGTTTTTCGGGGCCGAATTTACGCAGGTGTACGCCCGACGTTACGGTCACCGGATTACGCCGTCGAGCCACGCCATTCCGATGCCCGATTTTTATGCGTCGCGTCAGGATCGTCGCACCAACAACGCCGCTCAGCGTTCTGCCCCCCAAAACCGGCAACAGGAACGCCCGGAAAAAACGAATGGAACCGCGGCTTCATCACCGCAGCCGGTAGTAACGGGACAGGCACCTTCGTCCGGAGTACCGCTGCACAAAAATCCGCATTCCCGGCTCTCTTAA